In Meiothermus ruber DSM 1279, the following proteins share a genomic window:
- a CDS encoding ribulokinase, translated as MKPLAIGLDFGTESARALLLDLERGQELAVAVEPYPHGVLTHRLPSGAPLPPLWALHHPADYLQVSRVLLQKMRLEAHQSGGTVVGIGLDATASSPLPTDASGVPLALKEAFRYQPHAYLKLWKHHAAEPYAQAINQAHPGFLQMYGGKTSAEWSLAKAWQVLEEAPEIWEATARWIEVGDWLVWQLSGEEVRSSCQAGYKAHWQPEGYPEAAQLRALRPGLEGWLDKLAWPQPVGQKAGGLSQAWAQRTGLPAGIPVATASIDAHAAVLGVGVQESGVLVAILGTSSCHLALSPSACPVPGIAGIVADGILPGLYGYECGQPASGDMLAWWVRTLAWAAQEPEQAVFERLNLELSQRTPRPSGLLALDWWNGCRTPLMNASLKGVLSGLSLATDPPQIYQALIEATALGTRWVKETLEQAVGPLPRVVVTGGLSKTPAIVQILANVLGCEVEASATPHASARGAALYAAMAAGLPLPPAPAAQGFTPNSGAYLELYPSYRSLAEYFGFVQSKEVKS; from the coding sequence ATGAAACCCCTGGCGATTGGCTTAGATTTTGGCACCGAGTCGGCGCGGGCCTTGCTGCTCGACCTCGAGCGCGGCCAGGAACTGGCCGTCGCGGTGGAGCCCTACCCCCATGGTGTGCTGACCCACCGCCTCCCCTCCGGAGCGCCCCTGCCCCCGCTGTGGGCTTTGCACCACCCCGCGGACTACCTGCAGGTGAGCCGGGTTCTGCTGCAAAAGATGCGGCTCGAGGCCCACCAGTCGGGCGGAACGGTTGTGGGCATCGGCCTAGACGCCACCGCCTCGAGCCCGCTCCCTACCGATGCCTCGGGCGTTCCCCTGGCCCTCAAAGAAGCCTTCCGCTACCAGCCGCACGCCTACCTAAAACTCTGGAAACACCACGCCGCCGAGCCGTACGCCCAGGCCATCAACCAGGCCCACCCAGGGTTCTTGCAGATGTACGGCGGCAAAACCAGCGCCGAGTGGTCGCTGGCTAAAGCCTGGCAGGTGCTGGAGGAAGCACCCGAGATCTGGGAGGCCACAGCCCGCTGGATCGAGGTGGGGGACTGGCTGGTCTGGCAACTCAGCGGCGAGGAGGTGCGCTCGAGCTGCCAGGCGGGTTACAAAGCCCACTGGCAGCCGGAGGGCTACCCGGAGGCTGCGCAGCTCCGAGCTTTGCGGCCCGGTCTGGAGGGCTGGCTGGATAAGCTGGCCTGGCCTCAGCCGGTAGGCCAGAAGGCAGGCGGCCTGAGCCAGGCCTGGGCCCAGCGCACCGGGCTGCCAGCGGGAATTCCGGTGGCCACCGCCAGCATTGACGCCCACGCCGCCGTGCTGGGGGTGGGCGTTCAAGAAAGCGGGGTTCTGGTGGCGATTCTGGGAACCTCGAGCTGCCACCTGGCCCTGAGCCCGTCGGCCTGCCCGGTTCCTGGCATTGCCGGCATCGTAGCGGATGGCATTCTGCCCGGTCTGTACGGCTATGAGTGCGGCCAGCCCGCTTCGGGGGACATGCTGGCCTGGTGGGTGCGCACCCTGGCCTGGGCCGCTCAGGAGCCCGAGCAGGCGGTTTTTGAGCGGCTCAACCTCGAGCTCAGCCAGCGCACCCCCCGGCCATCGGGCCTGCTGGCCCTGGACTGGTGGAACGGCTGCCGCACCCCCTTGATGAACGCAAGCTTGAAGGGCGTCTTGAGCGGGCTGAGCCTGGCTACCGACCCTCCGCAGATCTACCAGGCCCTGATCGAGGCCACGGCCCTGGGCACCCGCTGGGTCAAGGAAACCCTGGAACAGGCGGTGGGCCCCCTACCCCGGGTGGTGGTTACCGGCGGGCTGTCCAAAACCCCCGCCATCGTACAGATCCTGGCCAACGTGCTGGGCTGCGAGGTGGAGGCCAGCGCCACGCCCCATGCCTCGGCCCGTGGGGCGGCCCTGTACGCCGCCATGGCCGCCGGGCTTCCGCTGCCCCCAGCGCCTGCGGCCCAGGGCTTTACCCCCAACTCCGGGGCCTACCTCGAGCTCTACCCTTCCTACCGCTCGCTGGCTGAATACTTCGGCTTTGTTCAATCCAAGGAGGTGAAAAGCTAG
- a CDS encoding ABC transporter substrate-binding protein, which produces MRFWQVLLACTGLLLSTALAQTTITIATVNNPDMITMQKLTPEFEKANPGIKVNWVVLPENELRQKVTTDIATNAGSYDVLTIGTYEAPLWGKNGWLVEISGLPASYDLEDVLKPVRAGLSYQGKLYALPFYAESSMLYYRKDLFAAKGFTVPAQPTWTQAINWARQLHNPSGGVYGICLRGLPGWGENMAFITTLVNTYGGRWFDENWRPQLTSPEWKRAIGQYVELVTKYGPPGVTGNGFTENLTLMSEGKCAMWIDATVAAGYLANPKTSKVADKIGFAKAPVAVTPNGAHWLWSWALAIPKSSKKVEAAKTFIAWATSKEYIELVGRTQGWVSAPPGTRYSTYNNPNYQRAAPFAKVVLDSINTADPTKPTLKPVPYTGVQFVGIPEFQAIGTQVGQFIAGIVAGRTSLDNGLAQAQAAVEKLMKEAGYIK; this is translated from the coding sequence ATGCGCTTTTGGCAAGTTTTGCTGGCCTGTACGGGCCTCCTGCTCTCCACGGCCCTGGCCCAGACCACCATCACCATCGCCACCGTCAACAACCCCGACATGATCACCATGCAGAAGCTCACCCCGGAGTTCGAGAAGGCCAATCCGGGGATCAAGGTCAACTGGGTGGTGCTTCCCGAGAACGAGCTGCGCCAGAAGGTGACCACCGACATCGCCACCAACGCCGGTTCCTATGACGTGCTGACCATCGGCACCTACGAGGCCCCCTTATGGGGCAAAAACGGCTGGCTGGTGGAGATAAGCGGCCTGCCGGCCTCGTACGACCTCGAGGACGTGCTCAAACCGGTGCGGGCCGGGCTTTCGTACCAGGGTAAGCTCTACGCCCTGCCCTTCTACGCCGAAAGCTCGATGCTGTACTACCGCAAAGACCTCTTCGCGGCCAAAGGCTTCACGGTACCGGCCCAGCCCACCTGGACCCAGGCCATCAACTGGGCCCGCCAACTCCACAACCCCAGCGGTGGCGTTTATGGCATCTGCCTGCGTGGCCTGCCGGGCTGGGGCGAAAACATGGCCTTTATCACCACCCTGGTCAACACCTACGGGGGGCGCTGGTTCGACGAAAACTGGAGACCCCAGCTCACCAGCCCCGAGTGGAAACGGGCCATCGGGCAGTATGTGGAGCTGGTCACCAAGTACGGCCCTCCCGGCGTCACCGGCAACGGCTTCACCGAGAACCTGACCCTGATGTCGGAGGGCAAGTGCGCCATGTGGATTGATGCCACCGTGGCGGCCGGCTACCTGGCCAACCCCAAAACCTCCAAGGTGGCCGACAAGATCGGCTTTGCCAAAGCCCCGGTGGCCGTCACCCCCAACGGCGCCCACTGGCTGTGGAGCTGGGCGCTGGCCATTCCCAAGTCCAGTAAGAAAGTGGAGGCCGCCAAGACCTTCATCGCCTGGGCCACCTCCAAGGAGTACATCGAGCTGGTAGGCCGCACCCAGGGCTGGGTCAGCGCGCCCCCCGGTACCCGCTACTCCACCTATAACAACCCCAACTACCAGCGGGCCGCGCCCTTCGCCAAAGTGGTACTGGACTCCATCAACACTGCCGACCCCACCAAGCCCACCCTCAAACCCGTGCCCTACACCGGTGTGCAGTTTGTGGGCATCCCCGAGTTCCAGGCCATCGGCACCCAGGTCGGGCAGTTTATCGCCGGGATCGTGGCGGGCCGAACCAGCCTGGACAACGGGCTGGCCCAGGCCCAGGCCGCCGTCGAGAAGCTGATGAAAGAGGCTGGCTACATCAAGTAA
- a CDS encoding carbohydrate ABC transporter permease: protein MTYHRVLTRPRPQALRPNSLWLLGPAVLLLIVWTQIPFVLTLYHSFRRFNLLNPERQGFVGFENFASLLTDPIFWTAILNTLVLVGSVLLITVAVGLLLAVLFYQDFPGRALARTLVISPFFVMPVVSALIWKNMLMHPVYGLFAWIAESLGQRPIDWLAAHPMPSIVIMVSWQWIPFAMLLILTGLQSLSKEQLEAAKIDGANAWQEFRYIIVPHLAQTLSVVVMLETIFLLTIFAEIYASTSGGPGLATTTLPYLIYLKAFGEYRIGVAAAGAVFAVILANIVAIFVLRMIGRNLQGGRT, encoded by the coding sequence ATGACATACCATCGCGTCCTCACCAGACCACGCCCGCAGGCTCTGCGGCCCAATTCCCTCTGGCTGCTCGGCCCGGCTGTTCTTTTGCTCATCGTCTGGACGCAGATTCCGTTTGTCCTCACCCTATACCACTCCTTCCGTCGCTTCAATCTGCTCAACCCCGAACGCCAGGGCTTTGTTGGTTTCGAGAACTTCGCCTCCTTGCTGACCGACCCCATCTTCTGGACGGCCATCCTCAACACCCTGGTGCTGGTGGGCTCGGTGCTGCTGATTACGGTGGCCGTCGGACTGCTGCTGGCGGTGCTTTTTTATCAGGACTTTCCCGGTCGGGCTTTAGCGCGCACCCTGGTCATCTCGCCCTTCTTTGTGATGCCGGTGGTCTCGGCCCTGATCTGGAAAAACATGCTGATGCACCCGGTGTACGGGCTTTTTGCCTGGATCGCCGAGAGCCTGGGGCAGCGGCCCATCGACTGGCTGGCCGCCCACCCCATGCCGTCCATCGTGATAATGGTCTCCTGGCAGTGGATTCCCTTTGCCATGCTCCTGATTCTCACCGGGCTACAGTCGCTGTCCAAAGAACAGCTCGAGGCCGCCAAAATTGACGGTGCCAACGCCTGGCAGGAGTTCCGCTACATCATCGTGCCGCACCTGGCCCAGACCCTGAGCGTGGTGGTGATGCTGGAAACCATCTTCCTGCTGACCATCTTCGCCGAAATCTACGCCTCGACCTCGGGCGGGCCGGGCCTGGCCACCACCACCCTGCCGTACCTGATCTACCTCAAGGCCTTCGGCGAGTACCGCATCGGGGTGGCCGCCGCGGGGGCGGTGTTTGCGGTGATTCTAGCCAACATCGTAGCCATCTTCGTTTTGCGCATGATTGGGCGCAACCTGCAAGGAGGGCGGACATGA
- a CDS encoding carbohydrate ABC transporter permease yields the protein MSQGRRIRWELTALAYLAAGIMFFPIFWLFLTGFKSEGEAIAIPPKLIFQPTLESIQEALTRSDYGLHFLNSIISALGSTALALLLAIPAAYSMAFYPTRRTQGLLLWMISTKMMPPVGVIIPVYLIFRDLRWLDNVWALALIYTVMNLPVVIWTLYAFFREVPHEIMEAARVDGASIPQELLRVLLPLSVPAIASAALLSIILAWNETFWSLNLTSAQASPLSVYVASFKTAEGLFWAKMSAASMIAILPVMVMGWLAQRQLVRGLTFGAIK from the coding sequence ATGAGCCAGGGCCGACGCATCCGCTGGGAGCTGACCGCGCTGGCCTACCTGGCCGCCGGTATTATGTTCTTCCCCATCTTCTGGCTCTTCCTCACCGGTTTCAAGAGCGAGGGCGAGGCCATCGCCATCCCCCCCAAGCTGATTTTTCAGCCCACCCTCGAGAGCATCCAGGAAGCCCTGACCCGCAGCGACTACGGCCTGCACTTTCTTAACTCGATCATCTCGGCCCTGGGCTCCACAGCCCTGGCCCTGCTCCTGGCCATTCCGGCGGCCTACTCCATGGCCTTCTACCCCACCCGGCGAACCCAGGGCCTGCTGCTGTGGATGATCAGCACCAAGATGATGCCGCCGGTGGGGGTGATCATCCCGGTCTACCTGATCTTCCGCGACCTGCGCTGGCTGGACAACGTCTGGGCCCTGGCCCTGATTTACACGGTGATGAACCTGCCGGTGGTCATCTGGACCCTGTACGCCTTCTTCCGCGAGGTGCCCCACGAGATCATGGAGGCCGCACGGGTTGACGGGGCCAGCATACCCCAGGAGCTCTTGCGGGTGCTCCTGCCGCTTTCGGTTCCGGCCATCGCTTCGGCGGCTTTGCTGAGCATCATCCTGGCCTGGAACGAGACCTTCTGGAGCCTCAACCTCACCTCGGCCCAGGCCTCCCCGCTCTCGGTGTATGTGGCCTCCTTCAAAACCGCCGAGGGCCTGTTCTGGGCCAAGATGTCGGCGGCCTCGATGATTGCCATCCTGCCGGTGATGGTGATGGGCTGGCTGGCCCAGCGGCAGCTGGTGCGGGGTCTGACCTTTGGCGCCATCAAGTAA